A window of Panicum virgatum strain AP13 chromosome 8K, P.virgatum_v5, whole genome shotgun sequence contains these coding sequences:
- the LOC120645520 gene encoding vegetative cell wall protein gp1-like, producing the protein MPRKRGTSERQKMTKKRKLALDGDPQHQTIPTQGIMWKPSSVKHEDLEKLVNDGLLQPQNHRLVYRSKPPLPEYLTAEQLKQHTKNSDLVPLAALEAVLEMMENKMMDFSARHPGDEGQGGSGIKPNASEEPAAPSLSKKTRSAPRTVPSTNLPQFEIPTTTQTNYVADKTPKVEEGAAGTSVAPPPEVPISATMSPPRPSTEANVFVPLNKPSISYVYSSRKNKAPVVPPSPSTEPAVSPTRASASDGEDRGAPTPSFPSSPAPEKVNPDPETPAAAWPQSAKSSHHVAAHA; encoded by the exons ATGCCGCGGAAGAGGGGTACCAGTGAGAGGCAGAAGATgactaagaaaaggaagcttGCTCTCGATGGAGACCCGCAGCACCAGACGATTCCAACACAAGGGATCATGTGGAAACCATCCTCTGTCAAGCATGAAGACCTGGAGAAGCTTGTGAACGATGGCTTGCTGCAGCCACAA AATCATCGCCTGGTGTACAGGTCCAAACCTCCATTGCCCGAGTACCTAACTGCCGAGCAGCTGAAGCAGCATACCAAGAACTCGGACTTGGTCCCACTTGCGGCGCTTGAGGCAGTACTGGAGATGATGGAGAACAAGATGATGGACTTCAGTGCCCGTCATCCTGGAGATGAGGGTCAGGGTGGCTCTGGCATAAAACCCAATGCATCCGAAGAGCCAGCGGCACCTTCTCTTTCGAAGAAGACCCGTTCCGCACCCAGGACAGTCCCCTCCACTAACCTGCCGCAGTTCGAGATTCCTACCACCACACAGACTAACTATGTGGCTGACAAGACACCAAAGGTTGAGGAAGGTGCTGCGGGTACCTCTGTGGCGCCACCGCCAGAGGTACCGATATCGGCGACCATGTCTCCGCCAAGGCCGTCTACTGAGGCCAACGTATTTGTACCGCTCAACAAGCCGAGCATTTCCTACGTCTACAGTTCACGAAAAAACAAGGCCCCTGTGGTGCCGCCAAGTCCCTCGACGGAACCGGCTGTATCTCCTACAAGGGCTTCGGCTTCTGACGGGGAGGATCGAGGTGCCCCCACACCATCTTTTCCAAGTTCTCCAGCCCCCGAGAAGGTCAACCCTGACCCCGAGACTCCGGCTGCAGCGTGGCCTCAATCGGCCAAAAGCAGTCATCACGTCGCGGCCCACGCTTAG